A DNA window from Betta splendens chromosome 6, fBetSpl5.4, whole genome shotgun sequence contains the following coding sequences:
- the LOC114857532 gene encoding fibulin-7-like isoform X2 — protein sequence MWELLRLLQRVTERVEAEAESRRGTDKCPRNETGARALLSFRAEPPRLRMELRSRMQNAGVLALMLCLQASVSSAQDCPSTHDLLNSLRQVEKMLVVHEASYEQGLRSLKKKISALHNSTMAIFKAGKNASCSKPETPAHGRRLGRVFGIGHEIHFLCKPGYELIGPRTRVCLESLKWSGQQPMCRRFNSTGNSLASFTPPAPSSSSSSSFPASAALLASSSSSSSSSLSLSTTSSPDASVRPSHCTHFLGSTRCTCDVGFTISGRDNNICTDIDECRLFPLAQPGRLCIHQCVNSPGSFHCFCPDGYDLDRDGRSCTDVNECENQMNNCTLDQMCVNTNGGFQCVTVECPQMKNATYIKTSPTRCERNPCMLGDDACTQAPNSISFHFLSVVSNMSAPRVLFRVSAARVLGDTLRFGLAGSRGRGRFSVQRSGRQTGTLLLVTPIRGPATLEAEVEMSELERHTLLGRYLTKVTLFVSPYDF from the exons ATGTGGGAGCTGCTGCGGCTCCTCCAGCGTGTGACAGAGagggtggaggcggaggcggagtcGAGGAGGGGAACTGACAAGTGCCCTCGGAATGAAACGGGAGCACGAGCTCTGCTGAGCTTCAGAGCTGAGCCTCCGCGGCTGAGGATGGAGCTCAGGTCCAGGATGCAGAACGCTGGAGTCCTCGCGTTGATGCTGTGTCTCCAGGCGTCAGTTTCCTCCGCTCAG GACTGTCCGTCCACTCACGATCTGCTGAACTCGCTGCGACAAGTGGAAAAGATGCTGGTGGTGCACGAGGCGTCGTACGAGCAGGGCCTGCGCTCGCTCAAGAAGAAGATCAGCGCCCTGCACAACAGCACCATGGCGATCTTCAAGGCGGGCAAGAACG cctcctgctccaaACCCGAGACGCCGGCCCACGGCCGCCGGCTGGGCAGGGTCTTCGGGATCGGACACGAGATCCACTTCCTGTGCAAGCCGGGCTACGAGCTGATCGGCCCCAGGACCCGAGTGTGTCTGGAGTCTCTGAAGTGGAGCGGCCAGCAGCCGATGTGCCGGC GCTTCAACAGCACCGGCAACTCGCTGGCCTCCTTCACTCCTCcggctccctcctcttcctcttcctcctccttcccagcCTCCGCTGCCCTGTtagcatcttcctcctcatcctcctcttcttcactcTCTTTATCCACAACGTCCTCCCCCGACGCCTCTGTCCGACCGTCTCACTGCACTCACTTCCTGGGCTCCACCCGTTGCACCTGTGACGTGGGTTTCACCATATCGGGCCGCGACAACAACATCTGCACAG ACATCGATGAATGCCGCCTGTTTCCGCTGGCTCAACCCGGTCGTCTCTGCATCCATCAGTGTGTGAACAGCCCCGGCAGCTTCCACTGCTTCTGTCCAGATGGATACGACCTGGACAGAGACGGACGCAGCTGCACAG ATGTCAACGAATGTGAAAACCAGATGAACAACTGCACGCTGGACCAGATGTGCGTCAACACTAACGGAGGCTTCCAGTGTGTGACGGTGGAGTGTCCTCAGATGAAAAACGCCACCTACATCAAGACGTCGCCAAC GCGCTGCGAGAGGAACCCGTGCATGCTGGGAGACGACGCCTGCACCCAGGCGCCAAACTCCATctccttccacttcctgtccgtGGTGTCCAACATGTCGGCCCCGCGCGTGCTGTTCCGGGTGTCGGCGGCCCGCGTGCTGGGCGACACCCTGCGCTTCGGCCTGGCCGgcagccgcggccgcggccgcttcAGCGTGCAGCGCTCGGGCCGCCAGACCGGCACCCTGCTGCTGGTGACGCCCATCAGAGGCCCCGCCACGCTGGAGGCCGAGGTGGAGATGAGCGAGCTGGAGCGCCACACGCTGCTGGGCCGCTACCTCACCAAGGTCACGCTGTTCGTCTCGCCCTACGACTTCTAG
- the LOC114857532 gene encoding fibulin-7-like isoform X1, which translates to MWELLRLLQRVTERVEAEAESRRGTDKCPRNETGARALLSFRAEPPRLRMELRSRMQNAGVLALMLCLQASVSSAQDCPSTHDLLNSLRQVEKMLVVHEASYEQGLRSLKKKISALHNSTMAIFKAGKNASCSKPETPAHGRRLGRVFGIGHEIHFLCKPGYELIGPRTRVCLESLKWSGQQPMCRRESDGAEPPKAAAPPLLSIGFSLSGFNSTGNSLASFTPPAPSSSSSSSFPASAALLASSSSSSSSSLSLSTTSSPDASVRPSHCTHFLGSTRCTCDVGFTISGRDNNICTDIDECRLFPLAQPGRLCIHQCVNSPGSFHCFCPDGYDLDRDGRSCTDVNECENQMNNCTLDQMCVNTNGGFQCVTVECPQMKNATYIKTSPTRCERNPCMLGDDACTQAPNSISFHFLSVVSNMSAPRVLFRVSAARVLGDTLRFGLAGSRGRGRFSVQRSGRQTGTLLLVTPIRGPATLEAEVEMSELERHTLLGRYLTKVTLFVSPYDF; encoded by the exons ATGTGGGAGCTGCTGCGGCTCCTCCAGCGTGTGACAGAGagggtggaggcggaggcggagtcGAGGAGGGGAACTGACAAGTGCCCTCGGAATGAAACGGGAGCACGAGCTCTGCTGAGCTTCAGAGCTGAGCCTCCGCGGCTGAGGATGGAGCTCAGGTCCAGGATGCAGAACGCTGGAGTCCTCGCGTTGATGCTGTGTCTCCAGGCGTCAGTTTCCTCCGCTCAG GACTGTCCGTCCACTCACGATCTGCTGAACTCGCTGCGACAAGTGGAAAAGATGCTGGTGGTGCACGAGGCGTCGTACGAGCAGGGCCTGCGCTCGCTCAAGAAGAAGATCAGCGCCCTGCACAACAGCACCATGGCGATCTTCAAGGCGGGCAAGAACG cctcctgctccaaACCCGAGACGCCGGCCCACGGCCGCCGGCTGGGCAGGGTCTTCGGGATCGGACACGAGATCCACTTCCTGTGCAAGCCGGGCTACGAGCTGATCGGCCCCAGGACCCGAGTGTGTCTGGAGTCTCTGAAGTGGAGCGGCCAGCAGCCGATGTGCCGGCGTGAGTCCGACGGAGCAGAACCGCCTAAAGCAGCGGCGCCTCCTTTGCTCAGCATCGGTTTTTCTCTTTCAGGCTTCAACAGCACCGGCAACTCGCTGGCCTCCTTCACTCCTCcggctccctcctcttcctcttcctcctccttcccagcCTCCGCTGCCCTGTtagcatcttcctcctcatcctcctcttcttcactcTCTTTATCCACAACGTCCTCCCCCGACGCCTCTGTCCGACCGTCTCACTGCACTCACTTCCTGGGCTCCACCCGTTGCACCTGTGACGTGGGTTTCACCATATCGGGCCGCGACAACAACATCTGCACAG ACATCGATGAATGCCGCCTGTTTCCGCTGGCTCAACCCGGTCGTCTCTGCATCCATCAGTGTGTGAACAGCCCCGGCAGCTTCCACTGCTTCTGTCCAGATGGATACGACCTGGACAGAGACGGACGCAGCTGCACAG ATGTCAACGAATGTGAAAACCAGATGAACAACTGCACGCTGGACCAGATGTGCGTCAACACTAACGGAGGCTTCCAGTGTGTGACGGTGGAGTGTCCTCAGATGAAAAACGCCACCTACATCAAGACGTCGCCAAC GCGCTGCGAGAGGAACCCGTGCATGCTGGGAGACGACGCCTGCACCCAGGCGCCAAACTCCATctccttccacttcctgtccgtGGTGTCCAACATGTCGGCCCCGCGCGTGCTGTTCCGGGTGTCGGCGGCCCGCGTGCTGGGCGACACCCTGCGCTTCGGCCTGGCCGgcagccgcggccgcggccgcttcAGCGTGCAGCGCTCGGGCCGCCAGACCGGCACCCTGCTGCTGGTGACGCCCATCAGAGGCCCCGCCACGCTGGAGGCCGAGGTGGAGATGAGCGAGCTGGAGCGCCACACGCTGCTGGGCCGCTACCTCACCAAGGTCACGCTGTTCGTCTCGCCCTACGACTTCTAG